The Bdellovibrio sp. ArHS genome contains the following window.
GGAAGGCGGCCATGCCGTCATCGGCGCTGACTTTATCGCAGCCCGTGGCGAGGCGCCGGATGTGGTTCATGCCGTGAAGGCCCATCACTTTGACGAGCAACCTTCGACAGATCATGCCTTTTTAGTAATTGCCGCCGATGCGGTTTCCGGAGCGCGCCCCGGAGCGCGCCGCTCAACGATTGAATCCTACAATCAAAAGGTGTCGGAACTTCAAGACATCGCGCGTTCTTTCCCTGGCGTTACGGACTGCTTCGTCCTGAGCGGTGGACGCGAGTGTCGCGTTCTTGTGAATGGAAAGAAAGTGGATGATTCTCAAGCGTTGGATCTTTCTAAAAAGATTGCCGCGCGCATCGAAGAGGAATGCAACTACCCTGGACAAATCAAGGTGGTGGTTGTTCGCGAAACCGTTGTGACAGAACAAACAAGGAAAGAACTCGCATAAAACGCGAGTTCTTTTTGTTTAACAACAGACCTTTTATTAAAACCCTATCATCTTTCTCGTTTTAGAAGATTCTCCGACCCACTTTAGGTTCAAATAAAGGGGTAGCAAGGGAGAATTTCATGGTGATCGAAACATCCTTAGAAAAGCAGCACGCTCAACGCGTGTTGGTCATAGATGATAGCTTAGACTCTGTAAAACTCATGTCACACATCTTGGATCACTACAAATGCGATGTGACGATGGCGTTTGACGGACAAGATGCCATTCCTCTTCTTGTGAACAGACATTTTGATTTGGTGGTTTTAGACTGGCAAATGCCACAAATGGGAGGCCGCGATACGCTTCTTCTGATGGACCGACTTTTGACGGAAAGAAAGGTCCACAAGTTGCGTAAACCCATTCCTGTCGTCATTTACACAGGTCATAGCGAGGAAGAACTGGAGCTTCCCTTAGTACGTAACTTCACGTACATGGGCTTCATTAACAAGCGTCAGGCCTTCAGCTCGATGATGCGTTCATTTAATTTTATTTTACGTTCGGTTTAGGGAAACCTATTGAACGACGAGAGGTGCCCTTTGCTTCATTGTGGAGGGCACCCACATCCATATCTTCAGATTAGGGACGGGCGCATTCTTTACGATTCTGACAGCGAATCATTTCGTAACGATAGTTGCGCATTTCTGTAAGTGTGTAAGGCAACTCTTGATCATATCCGGCTTCGATAGTCCCCTTCTGTCCCATCGAGAAGAACTCCTTCACGAACTTAAACTGCTCCGCTGAAAAGTTTTCTTTTGTCGACGTCGAAAAGAACCGCAGACTTGCACTGGAGCGAATCGCCTTCATGAAACGAGCACGTTGCTCCTGAGCCTTTTCTAGGCCGCCACGCATGTCTTTCCAGCACTTCACCTCACCGATCTTCACGACTTTATTTAAATTGTTGTCGAAGATGACAATGTCCAACTCGCCGATCACACGGGACTCACTGCCGTAAGCGATGCCGACAAGAACTTCATATTGAGGTTTTGCATACTCGCGTTGCATTTCAATGCGCGCCACTTCTTCGCAAATAGAACCGGAATCCTCATAACTGCGCGGGACATCCTTAAGCTGTGCGAAGTCCTCAGACCAAGCTGCGAAAGTGGAAGAAGAAAGAAATAGACCTAAAACAAACATCAGGATTTTCATGGGCCCCCTCAAGTCATTAGAATCTTTGATTGCTGTGCCGCTTCTTCTGCCCAGAGGACATCAAAAAATCAAACAGAATGTCCACATTTTGGTGACGCATTGCAATTCAAATAGGTAGACACCCCGCCTCTTTGATATCTTAAAAAACAATCTATGGATCCTGACCCTTATCCGACCTATTCAAATTCAAAGCTTTCTATTTATTTTATTCCGGAGATCTCCACATGATCGAACTTATAGTGGTGCTAGTCTGTCTAGCGCTGAACGCTCTATTTTCTGCTGTGGAGATGGCCTTCGTCAGCGTCAACCGCGTGGAATTACGCAAGCTTGCCGATAAAGGCGACTCTAATGCCAGTCTGCTTTTGCGACTGCGCCTGACGCCAGAACGAACGCTTTCTGTTCTGCAAATTGGTATCACACTGGTGGGAGCTATTTCTGCGGCGGTCGGTGGTGCGGGGGCTGAAGAATCCTTATCGCCGATCTTTGAACAGCGTTTTGGTATCAGTGAAGATCTGGCTGAAGCTCTATCTATTTTAATAGTGGTTATTCCCATCACCGTGGCCAGCGTCGTGATTGGCGAGTTGGTTCCAAAAAGTCTGGCCTTAAAAAATTCCAAAAAGATTGCCCTTCTGGCGGCTAAAGGTTTGTTCACTTTCGACAAAGTTCTTTCACCTGTCGTGAATCTTTTAGAAGACATGACCCATGCGATTGTGCGCGTCTTTCAAAAGAAAGCCACACGAGGAGCGCTTCATGATCCCGGAGCTGCGGAAGAAACCTCGATCAGTATTGACTCGCTTTCCAAGACACATAGACAGTTTGTCTTAAACCTTGTGAATATCGAAGCCAAACAGGCGGAAGATATGATGGTGGACTGGGAAAACACGGTGAAGGTTTCCGTGGATCTTCCTGTCTCTGACGTCTTAAACCTTGCCGTCGGTTCGGGCCACACCCGGTTGCCAGTTGTGAATGAAGCCGGCATCCCCCTGGGGCTGCTGCACACGAAAGAGTTCATCACTTATATCGGCAGCGGCGACACCAACTGGCCCTCGATTGTCAGACCGATTCTAAAAGTCAACGAAGGCGATGACGCCTTAAAAGCCCTCAAACTGATGCAGGAAAAAAAGAGCCACATGGCCTTGGTTTACGATAAAGACACTGTTGTGGGCATCATCACCATGGAAGATATTCTGGAAGAAATCATCGGTGAAATTGCCGATGAGGATGACGACGGACTGATCAAGCGTTTGTTAACAACGAAATCCCGCAGACCTTTCGGTCGACGCTAAAAAAAAAGCCCCGTACCTTGCGGCCGGGGCTTTCGTCTTCTATTCAAGCATTCAAATTAAAGAACTTTATTAGCGTGGTATTGCTCTTCAGAGAAATCATCCACCAAGATAGCATCGTAACGAACTGGTTCTGCTTCTTGCATCAGTTTGTATTCAGCCTCGTTGATAACATTTTTATTCTTGGCTTCGTCCAACAACAAGTGCGCTTTCTTCTTAGGAAGAACGCCGTCACGGATCGCTTTTTTGATTTTCTTTTCAACCGCTTCAGATTGCAAAGTTACTGACATCGCATATTCCAAACGGCCCAACGCTTCGCCGCGCTCTTTTGGCAAGTAAATGCCGTCTGTCAGACGATCGCGGATACCGCCTTCTTTCATCATAGAAGAGGCAATTGCATGTGACCAACCGTCAGAGGCTTGCGAACCGATAGAGTTGATACGTGACCAAGCACCGATCCAGCCTTTAAAGAACCAACGCAAACCGGGGATCTTCAAATTATCAAAGATACCATCGAAACCTTTTTGGATTTCAGCCATGTTTTGTTTCAAGTTGTAATGCACAAAAGCTAGATCTTCTTCACGACGACCTTCGGCTTCGAAACGACGAAGGATACAAGTCGCGATGTACATATTCGCCAAGATATCGGCGAAACGACCGGTGATTTTTTCTCTCATTTTCAAAGAGCCACCCAAAACGCCCATCGCGATATCAGCAAGCAACGCGTAGGTCGCTGAAGTCCACGAAAGACGACGGAAATAGATCTTCATTTGCGGATGACAATCCGGCGCGGATGCCAAGTATCCACGTGACAAGGAAAGAAGAATGGCACGGCAAGTATTGCGCACGATGTGCCCGATATGGCCGAAGAACGCTCTATCAAATCCTTTCAAGTCGTTGGCCTCATAGGCTTTCACTTCCGCATACGCAAAAGGATGTGAACGAAGAGCCCCTTGACCGAAGATGATCAAAGTGCGCGTCATGATATTCGCACCTTCCACCGTGATACCGATTGGCGTCGCGATATAAATTTCCGCCAAGACGTTGCGAGGTCCCATCGAGATACCCGCTCCACCCATGATGTCCATAGCGTCGTTGATCGACTTACGGCCCATTTCAGTAGAATAGTATTTCTGCATCGCTGTGATCACACCGGGCTTAATCCCTTTATCCAAGGCCCCCAATGTGAAAATACGCATAGCTTCCAGAGCGTAAGTATTCGCTCCGATGCGCGCCAAAGGTTCTTCAACACCTTCGAATTTACCAATCGAAACCCCAAATTGACGACGAACAACCGCATGTGCTGAAGTCACGCGAGTCGCCAATTTTGCTCCACCTGTTGCTTGCGCCGGCAAAGAGATACCGCGACCTGCCGCCAAACATTCCATCAACATCATCCAGCCACGACCGGCGCCGCCGATACCACCAACGATGGCGTCTTCCGCATCAACGATGACGTCTTTACCTTGTGTCGGACAGTTGTAGAAAGGTGTATTCAATGGATCATGACGACGGCCTAAAACCACGCCCGGTGTGCTTGCCGGAATCAACGCACAAGTGATGCCCAGATCTTCACCTTTACCCAAAAGATTTTCAGGGTCACGAAGACGGAAAGCCAAACCGATCACTGACGAAATCGCCGCCAACGTGATCCAACGTTTGTTCCAGTTCAATTTGATTTTAATTTTACCATCAGAATCTTTAAACAAGATACCAGAGGAAGTGATCGCACCGGCATCAGAACCCGCCGTAGGCTCGGTCAAACCGAAGCAAGGAATCTCGCGACCATCGGCCAAACGAGGCAACCAGTAGGTCTTCTGTTTTTCAGTCCCGTAGTGTGCCAGAAGCTCTGCAGGTCCCAAGGAATTTGGCACCATCACTTGAATCGCGACGGAAATAGATCGCGAAGAAAGTTTCATGATCACTTCGGAATGGCAAAGAGCGGAAAATCCTAAACCACCGTACTCTTTCGGTACGATCATGCCCAAGAATTTTTCTTTACGAATGTAGTCCCAGATATCTTGAGGAATTTCTTTCGTCTTATAAATCTGCCAGTGATCGATCATCTTACACAGAGTGTTCACTGGTCCGTCCATGAAAGCCTTTTCTTCCGCCGTCAAGCTAGGGTAAGGCTCTTGCATCATCGTACCGAAATCAGGTTTTCCCGAGAACAGATCTTTTTCGATCCACACGACCCCGGCATCCAACGCGGCTTTTTCAGTGTCAGAAATCTTCGGCAAGAATTCAAACTTCTTGAAGATTCCGAATACGCCCGAAGTCACCAGCGCTGTACGAATTGGTGGGATATTGAAGATCACTGCCAAAACAGCGAAAACAATCCACAACCAGGTGGGAGCTCCGAAACCGAACAAAATCGCAGCTAAGGCGATTGTCCAAACGATGAGTGGGCTGCCAAAGAACCCGACGAACAACAAAAGAGCGACGGAGCCTAAAACCCAGGCCCACGTGAAGCTCTCTAAGAAAAACCCATAAAGAGAGTTGATAGAATCCACGATGTATCTCCTTTAATCCTTTAAATTGATACACAGTAATTAGACTCTGGAATGTGAGGATGTGCAAGGAGTTCGGACGCTTGTCTATATAGATCCGAGATGGAAAAAACATGAGGAAGACTGAGAAAAAACAAAAGCCCTCTTGCGAGGGCTTCGTTCGTAGCTCTAAGCTATTCTCGCCGTAAGGCTTAAATTACTTAGTTTCGCCAGCAGGAGCTGCAGGAGCAGTCTCTGTAGCCGCAGGAGCTGTTTCAGTAGCTGCAGGTGTACCTTCAGCTGGAGCTGCTTCTGTAGTAGCAGGAGCTGTTTCAGTTGCAGGTGCTTGCTCAGCAGGTTGATTTTTAGAGCAAGTGAAACCAGTTGTGAAAGAAAGTGCTAGCAAAGCAGCGATAACGATTGCTTTCATTGTTGTTGTCCCTTCGTTTATTAATTTGTGCATTCCACTCGAGCACGTTCATTGACGTTTCGAGAAAGTCCGCATTTTTGTTTTAAAACTCGACTAAGGACCAAATTACACAAAAGAGGCGCCTGATAGCAAACGAATTTTTAAAAATTATTTTTGGCAGCGTGAACACCAGAAGGTGTTTCGCCCACCCAGAACTTTCGACTTCACCTGTTGCCCACAAGTCACACAAGGCATTTTTGCGCGATCGTAGACTCGAAAACTCCTCTGAAAGTAGCCACTTTCTCCACTGGTTTGAGCGAAGTCGCTGATCGAGGAACCACCGAGTTCGATCGAGCGAGATAAAATTTTTTTAATCTCGTTTGCCAGAACCTCGGCTCGATCGCGAGAAAGTTTTTGCGCTGGCAGCGTCGGCCTGATTCCCGCGGCAAATAAGGCTTCACTGGCATAGATGTTCCCAACGCCGACCACGATTTTCTGATCCATAATCGCCACTTTGATCGCCACATCTTTACCACGCAGACTTTCCCAAAGCTGTTTTCCAGTAAAACTTTTCGTCAATGGCTCTGGCCCCAAACCCTTTAGTTTCGGGTGTTCCAGGGGATTTTGCACAAAATCAAAGTAGCCAAATCGACGTGGATCGCGGTACGCCAGACGAAGATTTCCGGAAAAATGAAGATAGATATGATCATGCAGACGCTCGTCACCGGGAGGAGCCACCCGCCACGTGCCGGTCATACCCAAATGCGAAAGCATCGCGCCTTTTTTAGTCCAAAGAAGAAGGTATTTGGCTCGTCTTTCAACAGATAAAAGCTTTTCCCCCACCAAGATGCTTAATTTTTTAGCAGGAATGGGCTCCCGCAGATCCGCCCTTTTTAGCTCGATCTTCTGCAAAACGGGCTCATCCTTCAGGATCTTTTCCAAACCTCGGCGCACAACTTCGACTTCGGGCAACTCGGGCATCTCAACCTAACCTATTGCTTTTATTGATTTTCTTTATCATAGCGAAAACCAGTGGAACTTCTCACCACCCTTTTATTCCATAACATCTTCCGAAGCAAATCCCTACCAGGAACCGTCACCGTCCGCAGTCTTGGTTCTAGATCCAGCTTTTACAGGGCAGAGCCCAGGTTGAAGGCCTTTCGGCGGATTTAAGAACCTCGAGCGAGGCCTCAATAAAGATTTTGTTAAGGGGAAAGAAAGAACTCTCTCTTTGTGCCAAGTTATAGCAACCTGCACAATATGGACAAGAAAAGCGAGTCAACTTTGTCGAAGCCTGAGATTTGGTGTGGAGGAAATACTTTATTGGTCGGAGTTCAGCCTCCACCGGCGCCTGGATGGCGCGAACCGGGCGACAGCCCGGCGGTGGCTGAGGCAGGAGGCCGTGCTGAACGGAGCACCGATAAAGTATTTCCTCCACACCAAATCCCTCGCGCTTACAACCAGACTACTGGATCAGTTTCAAAACGGAATAAACTACAGAATAGAACAAGGGCTCATTTGGCAATCCCACTTTGCAGAGGCAGGGCCTTCGAAAGAAAAAAGGAGTCTTACGACTCCTTTTTGCTTCAATTTCGATATAAAGACGGTTACGCCGTTAAATCTTAGATACCAGATTTCAAACGTTCTTCATCATCAACGTGTGTTTGGATTCCGCCTTTAAGATTTGGACGATAAGCCAAGTGGTTGATGTCGTAAATGAAGTTTGCACCGTTCACGCCTGGAGTTTGCCACTCAGGTCCCAAACGGATGGCATCTACTGGACACGCTTCTTCACAGTAGCCGCAGAAAACGCAGCGAAGAATGTCGATTTCGTAGCTGATCGGGAATTTTTCGACATGAGGGTCGTTATGTTC
Protein-coding sequences here:
- a CDS encoding acyl-CoA dehydrogenase, translating into MDSINSLYGFFLESFTWAWVLGSVALLLFVGFFGSPLIVWTIALAAILFGFGAPTWLWIVFAVLAVIFNIPPIRTALVTSGVFGIFKKFEFLPKISDTEKAALDAGVVWIEKDLFSGKPDFGTMMQEPYPSLTAEEKAFMDGPVNTLCKMIDHWQIYKTKEIPQDIWDYIRKEKFLGMIVPKEYGGLGFSALCHSEVIMKLSSRSISVAIQVMVPNSLGPAELLAHYGTEKQKTYWLPRLADGREIPCFGLTEPTAGSDAGAITSSGILFKDSDGKIKIKLNWNKRWITLAAISSVIGLAFRLRDPENLLGKGEDLGITCALIPASTPGVVLGRRHDPLNTPFYNCPTQGKDVIVDAEDAIVGGIGGAGRGWMMLMECLAAGRGISLPAQATGGAKLATRVTSAHAVVRRQFGVSIGKFEGVEEPLARIGANTYALEAMRIFTLGALDKGIKPGVITAMQKYYSTEMGRKSINDAMDIMGGAGISMGPRNVLAEIYIATPIGITVEGANIMTRTLIIFGQGALRSHPFAYAEVKAYEANDLKGFDRAFFGHIGHIVRNTCRAILLSLSRGYLASAPDCHPQMKIYFRRLSWTSATYALLADIAMGVLGGSLKMREKITGRFADILANMYIATCILRRFEAEGRREEDLAFVHYNLKQNMAEIQKGFDGIFDNLKIPGLRWFFKGWIGAWSRINSIGSQASDGWSHAIASSMMKEGGIRDRLTDGIYLPKERGEALGRLEYAMSVTLQSEAVEKKIKKAIRDGVLPKKKAHLLLDEAKNKNVINEAEYKLMQEAEPVRYDAILVDDFSEEQYHANKVL
- a CDS encoding response regulator is translated as MVIETSLEKQHAQRVLVIDDSLDSVKLMSHILDHYKCDVTMAFDGQDAIPLLVNRHFDLVVLDWQMPQMGGRDTLLLMDRLLTERKVHKLRKPIPVVIYTGHSEEELELPLVRNFTYMGFINKRQAFSSMMRSFNFILRSV
- the mutM gene encoding bifunctional DNA-formamidopyrimidine glycosylase/DNA-(apurinic or apyrimidinic site) lyase; the protein is MPELPEVEVVRRGLEKILKDEPVLQKIELKRADLREPIPAKKLSILVGEKLLSVERRAKYLLLWTKKGAMLSHLGMTGTWRVAPPGDERLHDHIYLHFSGNLRLAYRDPRRFGYFDFVQNPLEHPKLKGLGPEPLTKSFTGKQLWESLRGKDVAIKVAIMDQKIVVGVGNIYASEALFAAGIRPTLPAQKLSRDRAEVLANEIKKILSRSIELGGSSISDFAQTSGESGYFQRSFRVYDRAKMPCVTCGQQVKSKVLGGRNTFWCSRCQK
- a CDS encoding hemolysin family protein, with translation MIELIVVLVCLALNALFSAVEMAFVSVNRVELRKLADKGDSNASLLLRLRLTPERTLSVLQIGITLVGAISAAVGGAGAEESLSPIFEQRFGISEDLAEALSILIVVIPITVASVVIGELVPKSLALKNSKKIALLAAKGLFTFDKVLSPVVNLLEDMTHAIVRVFQKKATRGALHDPGAAEETSISIDSLSKTHRQFVLNLVNIEAKQAEDMMVDWENTVKVSVDLPVSDVLNLAVGSGHTRLPVVNEAGIPLGLLHTKEFITYIGSGDTNWPSIVRPILKVNEGDDALKALKLMQEKKSHMALVYDKDTVVGIITMEDILEEIIGEIADEDDDGLIKRLLTTKSRRPFGRR